A section of the Pseudomonas prosekii genome encodes:
- a CDS encoding beta-ketoacyl-[acyl-carrier-protein] synthase family protein — MRAREVYVTGFGLVAPMALDAATLFERICQKQSCVREHPRFKALGFNNCAAGFIDDGQWQQIAAGFGGNAALHPRQSVLADYVARQALQHAGLTPADVAHARSGLFLGANKYCADSDELQRASHCMDEAGRVDLDRLLAHPAPASSPFERRVDQQTQHLAERLGIRDHISTHSDACAAGTMAIGSAYRAIERGEIDLAICGAVELMANELPYYMFNSLGALCQADLPASEQSRPFMPDRCGFVISEGAALVILESAEHAQRRKATALGRVLGYANVCEAQKMTSSSRDGSKYEECMEAAIEDAGLLGSAVQHVNTHGTSTQANDSCEALALQRVFAQGQQHVTFTANKSAIGHSLAGSGAIEAVLSLISLRDGVLLPTLNYDHDRAEYPALKFLSEPVRQSINVVMSNSFGFGGVNSSLILGRA, encoded by the coding sequence ATGCGGGCACGAGAAGTCTATGTGACCGGATTCGGTCTGGTGGCGCCCATGGCGCTGGACGCCGCCACGTTGTTCGAGCGGATTTGCCAGAAGCAATCCTGTGTCCGCGAACATCCACGGTTCAAGGCGTTGGGCTTCAACAACTGCGCGGCCGGTTTTATCGATGACGGCCAATGGCAGCAGATCGCCGCCGGGTTCGGCGGCAACGCTGCGCTGCATCCACGGCAAAGCGTGCTGGCCGATTACGTCGCCCGGCAAGCCTTGCAACATGCCGGCCTGACCCCGGCCGACGTTGCTCATGCGCGCAGCGGATTATTCCTCGGCGCCAACAAATACTGCGCTGACAGCGACGAGCTGCAGCGCGCCAGCCACTGCATGGATGAGGCCGGGCGCGTCGATCTCGATCGACTGCTGGCGCACCCGGCGCCGGCAAGTTCGCCGTTCGAGCGGCGGGTAGATCAGCAGACTCAACACCTCGCCGAGCGACTCGGGATCCGTGACCACATTTCCACCCATTCCGATGCATGTGCCGCCGGCACCATGGCAATTGGCAGCGCCTACCGGGCCATCGAGCGCGGCGAAATCGACCTGGCGATTTGCGGCGCCGTCGAATTGATGGCCAACGAACTGCCTTATTACATGTTCAACAGTCTCGGCGCGCTGTGCCAGGCCGACCTGCCGGCCAGCGAACAGAGCCGCCCGTTCATGCCCGACCGTTGCGGTTTCGTCATCAGCGAGGGCGCGGCGCTGGTCATCCTTGAATCCGCCGAACACGCGCAGCGGCGCAAAGCCACGGCGCTGGGCCGCGTATTGGGTTACGCGAATGTCTGCGAGGCGCAAAAAATGACCTCCAGCAGCCGCGATGGCAGCAAATACGAGGAATGCATGGAAGCGGCCATCGAAGACGCCGGACTGCTCGGCAGCGCGGTGCAACACGTCAACACCCACGGCACCTCCACGCAGGCCAACGACAGTTGCGAAGCGCTGGCGCTGCAACGGGTGTTTGCTCAAGGGCAGCAACACGTGACGTTCACCGCCAACAAATCGGCGATCGGCCATTCCCTCGCGGGCAGCGGCGCAATCGAAGCGGTGCTGTCGCTGATCAGTTTGCGCGACGGCGTGCTGTTGCCGACGTTGAACTACGACCACGACCGCGCCGAATACCCTGCGCTGAAATTCCTCAGCGAACCGGTGCGCCAGTCGATCAACGTGGTGATGTCCAATTCATTCGGTTTCGGCGGCGTCAACAGCTCGCTGATTTTGGGGAGGGCATGA
- a CDS encoding acyl carrier protein: MNNPLELENVIASTREILAQLLVMSADDIDENSSIVDDLSADSLDIVDLSFQLGRQYGCTLPKTSVLDHAVAVCGDASEFLVNGRITESGKELLEQSLSAYAPEQLKAGMQPAQVFAATTVRNWAQQCRNLFNYLPQDCPDCSSSHALLNERQQVVCGACSARLVPADGDEVSRRLVEQFVATHVKETV, encoded by the coding sequence ATGAACAATCCATTGGAATTGGAAAACGTTATTGCCAGCACTCGCGAAATCCTCGCGCAACTGCTGGTGATGAGCGCCGACGATATCGACGAAAACAGCAGCATCGTCGATGACCTCAGCGCGGATTCGCTGGACATCGTCGACCTGAGTTTTCAGTTGGGCCGTCAATATGGCTGCACGTTGCCGAAAACCAGCGTGTTGGATCACGCCGTCGCCGTGTGCGGCGACGCCAGTGAATTCCTGGTCAACGGTCGCATCACCGAGAGCGGCAAGGAACTGCTCGAACAGAGCTTGAGCGCCTACGCCCCGGAGCAACTCAAGGCCGGCATGCAACCGGCACAAGTGTTTGCCGCCACCACCGTGCGCAACTGGGCGCAACAGTGCCGCAATCTCTTCAACTACCTGCCGCAAGACTGCCCGGATTGCAGTTCCAGCCATGCGCTGTTGAACGAGCGTCAGCAAGTGGTCTGCGGTGCTTGCAGTGCGCGTCTGGTGCCGGCGGACGGTGACGAAGTTTCGCGTCGACTGGTGGAGCAGTTTGTCGCCACTCACGTCAAAGAAACGGTGTAG
- a CDS encoding cupin domain-containing protein, translated as MSAPITVLRDTHPLPVLDACKWEKLEGDPHTVNLNAYTSEDGSKIMGTWICTPGKWYVEYVKWEYCDFREGYCIITPEGKEPIHLRAGDIFVVEPGMKGTWEVVETVRKYFVFA; from the coding sequence ATGAGCGCACCCATCACCGTCCTTCGCGACACCCATCCGCTGCCCGTCCTCGACGCCTGCAAATGGGAAAAACTCGAAGGCGACCCGCACACCGTCAACCTCAACGCCTACACCAGCGAAGACGGCAGCAAGATCATGGGCACCTGGATCTGCACACCGGGCAAGTGGTACGTCGAATACGTGAAGTGGGAATACTGCGATTTCCGCGAGGGTTATTGCATCATCACGCCGGAAGGCAAAGAGCCGATCCACCTGCGCGCCGGGGATATTTTCGTGGTTGAGCCGGGGATGAAAGGCACGTGGGAAGTGGTCGAAACCGTGCGCAAGTATTTCGTGTTTGCCTGA
- the mmsB gene encoding 3-hydroxyisobutyrate dehydrogenase — MKIAFIGLGNMGAPMARNLIKAGHSLNLVDLNKTVLAELEQLGGTISASAREAAQNAELVITMLPAAVHVRSVWLGEDGVLAGIGKGVPAVDCSTIDPQTARDVAAAAAKQGVAMADAPVSGGTGGATAGTLTFMVGATPELFATLQPVLAQMGRNIVHCGEVGTGQIAKICNNLLLAISMVGVSEAMALGDALGIDTGVLAGIINSSTGRCWSSEMYNPWPGIVETAPASRGYTGGFGAELMLKDLGLATEAARQAHQPVVLGAVAQQLYQAMSQRGEGGKDFSAIINSYRKPQ; from the coding sequence ATGAAAATCGCATTTATCGGCCTCGGCAACATGGGCGCGCCGATGGCGCGCAACTTGATCAAGGCTGGCCACTCGCTCAACTTGGTCGACCTGAACAAAACCGTGCTCGCCGAACTCGAGCAACTGGGCGGCACCATCAGCGCTTCGGCTCGCGAAGCGGCGCAAAACGCTGAGCTGGTGATTACCATGCTGCCGGCCGCCGTGCATGTGCGCAGCGTCTGGCTCGGTGAGGACGGCGTGCTCGCCGGTATCGGCAAAGGCGTGCCGGCGGTTGATTGCAGCACCATCGATCCGCAGACGGCGCGTGATGTCGCCGCGGCCGCCGCCAAACAAGGCGTGGCCATGGCGGATGCGCCGGTGTCCGGCGGCACCGGTGGCGCGACGGCGGGCACGCTGACCTTTATGGTCGGCGCCACCCCAGAGCTGTTCGCAACGCTGCAACCGGTGTTGGCACAGATGGGCCGCAACATCGTCCATTGCGGCGAAGTCGGCACCGGGCAAATCGCCAAGATCTGCAACAATTTGCTGCTGGCGATTTCGATGGTCGGCGTCAGCGAAGCGATGGCACTGGGTGATGCATTGGGCATCGACACTGGCGTGCTGGCCGGGATCATCAACAGTTCGACCGGGCGTTGCTGGAGTTCGGAGATGTACAACCCGTGGCCGGGCATCGTCGAAACAGCGCCGGCCTCGCGCGGTTATACCGGCGGATTTGGTGCCGAACTGATGCTCAAGGATCTGGGGTTGGCGACCGAAGCGGCGCGTCAGGCGCACCAGCCGGTGGTACTCGGCGCGGTGGCCCAGCAGTTGTATCAGGCGATGAGCCAACGCGGGGAGGGTGGCAAAGACTTCTCGGCGATCATCAACAGCTACCGTAAACCGCAGTAA
- a CDS encoding CoA-acylating methylmalonate-semialdehyde dehydrogenase — MNASLTPNETTVQNVKLLIDGEWVESQTTEWQDIVNPATQQVLAKVPFATAQEVDAAISAAHRAFQTWKLTPIGARMRIMLKLQALIREHSKRIAVVLSAEQGKTIADAEGDIFRGLEVVEHACSIGTLQMGEFAENVASGVDTYTLRQPIGVCAGITPFNFPAMIPLWMFPMAIACGNTFVLKPSEQDPLSTLLLVELAIEAGVPAGVLNVVHGGKDVVDALCTHKDIKAVSFVGSTAVGTHVYDLAGKHGKRVQSMMGAKNHAVVLPDANREQTLNALVGAGFGAAGQRCMATSVVVLVGAAKQWLPDLKALAQKLKVNAGSEAGTDVGPVISKRAKARILELIESGIKEGAKLELDGREISVAGFEQGNFVGPTLFSGVTTEMQIYTQEIFGPVLVVLEVDTLDQAIALVNANPFGNGTGLFTQSGAAARKFQNEIDVGQVGINIPIPVPVPFFSFTGSRGSKLGDLGPYGKQVVQFYTQTKTVTSRWFDDDSVNDGVNTTINLR, encoded by the coding sequence ATGAACGCATCGCTCACGCCAAACGAAACCACGGTCCAGAACGTCAAGCTGTTGATCGACGGCGAATGGGTTGAATCCCAGACCACCGAATGGCAGGACATCGTCAACCCGGCGACTCAGCAAGTACTGGCCAAAGTGCCGTTTGCCACTGCGCAGGAAGTAGACGCCGCGATCAGCGCCGCCCATCGCGCCTTCCAGACCTGGAAGCTGACGCCGATCGGCGCGCGGATGCGCATCATGCTCAAGCTCCAGGCATTGATTCGTGAACATTCCAAACGCATCGCCGTGGTCCTCAGCGCCGAGCAGGGCAAAACCATTGCCGACGCTGAAGGCGATATTTTCCGTGGCCTCGAAGTGGTCGAGCACGCCTGCTCCATCGGCACTTTGCAAATGGGCGAGTTCGCCGAAAACGTCGCGAGCGGCGTCGACACTTACACGCTGCGCCAGCCGATCGGCGTGTGCGCCGGCATCACCCCGTTCAACTTCCCGGCGATGATTCCGCTGTGGATGTTCCCGATGGCCATCGCCTGCGGCAACACTTTCGTGCTCAAGCCGTCCGAGCAGGATCCGCTGTCGACCCTGCTGCTGGTGGAACTGGCGATTGAGGCCGGCGTTCCGGCCGGCGTGCTCAACGTGGTTCACGGTGGCAAAGACGTGGTCGATGCGCTGTGCACGCACAAGGACATCAAAGCGGTTTCCTTCGTCGGTTCGACCGCCGTCGGCACGCACGTCTACGACTTGGCCGGCAAACACGGCAAACGCGTGCAATCGATGATGGGCGCGAAGAACCACGCCGTGGTCCTGCCGGACGCCAACCGCGAACAAACCTTGAACGCCTTGGTGGGCGCCGGTTTCGGCGCGGCCGGTCAGCGTTGCATGGCCACTTCGGTGGTGGTGCTGGTGGGTGCGGCCAAGCAATGGCTGCCGGATCTGAAGGCGCTGGCGCAGAAACTCAAAGTCAACGCCGGTAGCGAGGCGGGCACCGATGTCGGCCCGGTCATTTCGAAGCGAGCGAAAGCGCGGATTCTGGAGCTGATCGAAAGCGGCATCAAGGAAGGCGCCAAGCTTGAACTCGACGGTCGCGAGATCAGCGTTGCGGGTTTTGAGCAGGGCAACTTTGTCGGCCCGACGCTGTTCTCCGGTGTGACCACCGAGATGCAAATCTACACCCAGGAAATCTTCGGCCCGGTGTTGGTGGTGCTGGAAGTCGACACGCTTGATCAGGCGATTGCGCTGGTCAACGCCAACCCGTTCGGCAACGGCACTGGCCTGTTCACCCAGAGCGGTGCAGCGGCGCGCAAATTCCAGAATGAAATCGACGTCGGCCAGGTCGGCATCAACATCCCGATTCCGGTGCCAGTGCCGTTCTTCAGTTTCACCGGTTCGCGCGGTTCGAAACTCGGCGACCTCGGCCCGTATGGCAAGCAAGTGGTGCAGTTCTACACTCAGACCAAGACGGTCACCAGTCGCTGGTTCGATGACGACAGCGTCAACGACGGTGTGAACACCACCATTAACTTGCGTTAA
- a CDS encoding LysR family transcriptional regulator, whose product MQKNITSLGSLNWDDLKFFLEVARTRKASTAAKRLAVDYTTVSRRISSLETALGTLLFEKSRTSGFVLTAEGQRLLGYAESIESTLHMACEQVSGSGVALSGHVRMGCTEGFGSFFITPQLSHFVDAYPAISVDILPLPHFISLSKREADIVIALERPEHGPYVCCKLCDYKLQLYATQDYLDKHPPIRRPADLAKHSFISYVDDLAFSSELLYLANVLPGASANLRSTSVIAQFVAAQQGRSLAILPCFLAAQDSRLLPVLPAEINITRQFWMYCREDLRKLKRITLLWDYIREVTEQNRSLLMGESREMLFAD is encoded by the coding sequence ATGCAAAAAAACATCACGTCTTTAGGTTCGCTGAACTGGGACGACCTCAAGTTTTTCCTCGAAGTCGCCCGCACCCGCAAGGCCAGCACCGCGGCCAAGCGCCTCGCGGTGGACTACACCACCGTCTCGCGCCGCATCAGTTCGCTGGAAACCGCGCTGGGCACTTTGCTGTTCGAGAAGTCGCGCACCAGCGGCTTCGTGCTGACCGCCGAGGGCCAGCGTTTGCTCGGTTACGCCGAGTCGATTGAAAGCACTTTGCACATGGCGTGCGAGCAGGTTTCGGGCTCCGGCGTGGCGCTGTCCGGGCATGTGCGGATGGGCTGCACCGAAGGTTTCGGGAGTTTTTTCATCACCCCACAGCTCAGCCATTTTGTCGATGCCTACCCGGCGATCTCGGTCGATATCCTGCCGCTGCCGCACTTCATCAGCCTGTCCAAACGCGAGGCCGATATCGTCATCGCCCTCGAACGTCCGGAGCATGGGCCGTACGTCTGCTGCAAACTCTGCGACTACAAATTGCAGCTCTACGCGACCCAGGATTATTTGGACAAACACCCACCCATCCGCCGCCCGGCTGACTTGGCAAAACATTCGTTCATCAGTTATGTCGATGACTTGGCGTTCAGCTCGGAGCTGCTGTACCTGGCCAACGTGCTGCCCGGCGCCAGCGCCAACTTGCGCAGCACCAGCGTGATCGCGCAATTCGTCGCGGCGCAGCAAGGGCGGTCGCTGGCGATCCTGCCGTGCTTTCTGGCGGCGCAGGACTCACGGCTGCTGCCGGTGTTGCCGGCGGAAATCAACATCACGCGGCAGTTCTGGATGTACTGCCGCGAGGACCTGAGGAAGCTCAAGCGGATCACCCTGTTGTGGGATTACATCCGCGAGGTGACTGAGCAGAATCGGAGTTTGTTGATGGGGGAAAGTCGGGAAATGCTGTTTGCCGATTAA
- a CDS encoding OmpA family protein, whose translation MALLALTGCQTVPQQGLTPAQIAVLKQQGFELTDEGWAFGLSGKVLFGSDVETLNAQSTEIVQGIGKALQGAGIERVRVDGHTDGSGKETYNQQLSLRRAKSVGNVLTSVGMKQQNIKLQGLGSTEPVASNDTPAGRTENRRVAIVVIAD comes from the coding sequence ATGGCGTTATTGGCGTTGACCGGCTGCCAGACCGTCCCGCAACAAGGCCTGACCCCGGCGCAGATTGCCGTGCTTAAACAACAAGGTTTCGAGCTGACTGATGAAGGTTGGGCGTTTGGCCTGTCCGGCAAAGTCCTGTTCGGCAGCGACGTCGAAACCCTCAATGCGCAAAGCACCGAAATCGTCCAGGGCATCGGTAAAGCGCTGCAAGGCGCCGGCATCGAGCGGGTGCGGGTCGACGGGCACACCGATGGTTCGGGTAAAGAAACCTACAACCAGCAACTGTCCCTGCGCCGCGCGAAAAGCGTGGGCAATGTGCTGACCTCAGTCGGAATGAAACAACAGAACATCAAGTTGCAAGGCCTCGGCAGCACCGAACCGGTAGCGTCGAACGACACCCCGGCGGGCCGCACCGAGAATCGCCGGGTGGCGATCGTGGTGATTGCCGATTAA